One window of Nocardia nova SH22a genomic DNA carries:
- a CDS encoding sensor histidine kinase has protein sequence MRPPMPLTRSVSLRWRVTLLAASVVAIAVAVTSIAAYALVARALYADVDSQLRSRSDVMVKNNIDLQGFQAILMFSSLYSNDIGIALLYPDVDIPYTPPQPMYPPIGRAEMAVAHGQAEASLRTAGNQRVLARRTTSGATLVISRSLEPTREVLDRLAWLLFTIGGCGVLVAGAAGATVGRTGLRPIARLTAATERVARTDDLTPIPVTGDDELARLTESFNLMLRALAESRDRQRRLVADAGHELRTPLTSLRTNMELLIASSRPDAPPIPEEDMAGLRADVIAQIEELSTLVGDLVDLAREDAPETVYERVDLGEVAERALERVRRRRVDVEFSSRTRSWFVYGHDAGLERAILNVLDNAAKWSPPGAQVVLTMGETGPGLMEIAIDDAGPGIPPEERELVFERFYRTTASRSMPGSGLGLAIVKQVVSKHGGTITVDTSDRGGTLVRIVLPGEAPIVPTDGRSAP, from the coding sequence ATGCGCCCGCCCATGCCGCTGACCCGATCGGTGTCCCTGCGCTGGCGGGTCACATTGCTGGCGGCCTCGGTGGTGGCGATCGCGGTGGCGGTGACATCGATCGCCGCCTACGCGCTGGTGGCGCGGGCGCTCTACGCCGATGTGGACAGTCAGCTGCGCAGCCGCTCGGACGTGATGGTCAAGAACAACATCGACCTGCAGGGTTTCCAGGCCATCCTGATGTTCAGCAGCCTGTACTCCAACGATATCGGGATCGCGCTGCTGTATCCGGACGTCGATATCCCCTATACGCCGCCGCAGCCGATGTATCCGCCCATCGGTCGGGCGGAGATGGCGGTGGCCCACGGCCAGGCCGAAGCCTCCCTGCGCACCGCCGGTAATCAGCGAGTCCTGGCCCGGCGCACCACATCCGGCGCCACCCTGGTGATCTCGCGGTCGCTGGAGCCGACCCGGGAGGTGCTCGACCGGCTCGCCTGGCTGCTGTTCACCATCGGTGGGTGCGGTGTCCTGGTGGCCGGTGCGGCCGGTGCCACGGTGGGACGGACCGGGCTGCGGCCCATCGCCCGCCTGACCGCGGCCACCGAGCGGGTGGCCCGCACCGACGATCTGACCCCGATCCCGGTCACCGGCGACGACGAACTGGCCCGGCTCACCGAGAGTTTCAATCTCATGCTGCGCGCGCTCGCCGAATCGCGGGACCGGCAGCGGCGGCTGGTGGCCGACGCCGGGCACGAACTGCGCACGCCGCTGACCTCGTTGCGCACCAATATGGAGCTGCTCATCGCCTCGTCGCGACCGGACGCACCGCCCATTCCGGAGGAGGACATGGCCGGGTTGCGCGCGGATGTGATCGCGCAGATCGAGGAACTGTCCACGCTGGTCGGCGATCTGGTCGATCTCGCTCGCGAGGACGCGCCCGAAACCGTCTACGAGCGGGTCGATCTCGGCGAGGTCGCCGAGCGGGCGCTGGAACGGGTGCGGCGGCGGCGCGTCGATGTGGAGTTCTCCTCCCGGACCAGGTCGTGGTTCGTCTACGGCCACGACGCCGGTCTCGAACGCGCGATCCTCAATGTGCTCGACAACGCCGCGAAGTGGAGCCCGCCGGGCGCGCAGGTCGTGCTGACCATGGGCGAAACCGGTCCGGGCCTGATGGAGATCGCCATCGACGACGCCGGGCCCGGAATCCCGCCGGAGGAACGGGAACTGGTATTCGAGCGGTTCTACCGCACCACGGCGTCCCGGTCGATGCCCGGTTCCGGGTTGGGCCTGGCGATCGTCAAACAGGTGGTGTCCAAACACGGCGGCACGATCACCGTCGATACCTCCGATCGTGGCGGCACGCTGGTCCGGATCGTCTTGCCAGGTGAGGCGCCGATCGTGCCGACCGACGGGCGTTCCGCGCCATAA
- a CDS encoding response regulator transcription factor, which translates to MRILVVDDDRAVRESLRRSLTFNGYSVELAVDGLDALEKVTASRPDALVLDVMMPRLDGLEVCRRLRSTGDDLPILVLTARDSVSERVAGLDAGADDYLPKPFALEELLARLRALLRRTTADTAADSSERMTFADLSLDPVTREVARGERAISLTRTEFSLMEMLMANPRRVLTRSRILEEVWGYDFPTSGNALEVYIGYLRRKTEAEGEPRLIHTVRGVGYVLRETPP; encoded by the coding sequence ATGCGAATTCTGGTAGTCGACGATGATCGCGCGGTGCGCGAGTCGCTGCGCCGGTCGCTCACCTTCAACGGATATTCCGTCGAGCTGGCGGTCGACGGACTCGATGCGCTCGAGAAGGTGACCGCGTCCCGGCCCGATGCCCTGGTGCTCGACGTGATGATGCCGCGGCTGGACGGTCTCGAGGTCTGCCGCCGCCTGCGCAGCACCGGTGACGATCTGCCGATTCTCGTGCTGACCGCGCGGGATTCGGTCTCCGAGCGCGTCGCGGGCCTGGACGCCGGCGCCGACGACTACCTGCCCAAACCGTTCGCCCTCGAGGAATTGCTGGCCCGGTTGCGGGCCCTGCTGCGCCGGACCACCGCCGATACCGCGGCCGATTCCTCGGAGCGGATGACCTTCGCGGATCTGTCCCTGGATCCGGTCACGCGGGAAGTAGCGCGCGGCGAGCGCGCCATCAGCCTGACCCGCACGGAATTCTCCCTGATGGAAATGTTGATGGCGAATCCGCGCCGGGTACTCACCCGCAGCCGCATTCTGGAGGAAGTGTGGGGTTACGACTTCCCGACCTCCGGTAATGCGCTCGAAGTCTATATCGGTTATCTGCGCCGCAAAACCGAGGCCGAGGGGGAACCGCGGTTGATCCACACCGTGCGCGGTGTCGGATATGTGCTGCGCGAGACCCCTCCGTAG